From Lagenorhynchus albirostris chromosome 15, mLagAlb1.1, whole genome shotgun sequence, one genomic window encodes:
- the LOC132505517 gene encoding small nuclear ribonucleoprotein G-like, with the protein MALMEKDSISMALEKLSLKLSGGRHVQGILWGSDPFMNLVIAECVEMETSGQQNTGVVVTRGNSIIMLEGLEPV; encoded by the exons ATGGCACTCATGGAAAAAGACAGTATTTCTATGGCAT TGGAAAAGTTATCACTAAAATTAAGTGGTGGCAGACATGTCCAAGGAATATTGTGGGGCTCTGATCCCTTTATGAATCTTGTGATAGCTGAATGTGTGGAGATGGAAACTAGTGGGCAACAGAATACTGGAGTGGTGGTAACACGAGGAAACAGTATCATCATGTTAGAAGGCCTGGAACCAGTATGA